The Breoghania sp. L-A4 sequence ATGGAAATCTGCGCTTCATCCTTGGAGAAGGCGATTCCGGTGACGACTTGCTGTTCCACGATCTCGTCCTCGTCGCAGATAAGAGTTCCAGGGGGCAGATTGTCGACGCCGATCTGCGGCGCATCCGGGTCATCGAAGCTGGAGCGTACGAAGGTCCGCACGCCGTGCACCATGGCCAGTTCGACGGAGCGCACCTGCAGCACCTTGGCGCCGAGCGACGCCATCTCCAGCATCTCCTCGAAGGCGACGCGGTCCAGCCGCCGCGCCTTGGGCACGATGCGCGGATCGGTGGTGTAGACGCCGTCGACGTCGGTATAGATATCGCAGCGGTCGGCCTTGATGGCGGCGGCGATCGCCACGGCGCTGGTGTCCGAGCCGCCGCGGCCGAGCGTGGTGATACGGTTGTCCGGCGCCACGCCCTGGAAGCCGGCGACAACGGCCACCTGCCCCATCGCCAGGCGCTCGAGCAGTTTCTCGCCATTGATGTCGGCGATGCGCGCCGCCCCGTGCGATCCGTCGGTGGTCACGGCGATCTGCCAACCGAGCCAGGAGCGCGCGTCCACGCCCATCTCCTGCAGGACGATGGCCAGAAGCCCGGCGCTGACCTGCTCGCCCGAGGCGACGATCGCGTCATATTCGCGCGCGTCGTGCATCGGCGAAGCCTCGCGGCAGAGCGCCACGAGCTCATTGGTCTTGCCCGCCATGGCGGAGACCACGACCGCAACCTGATGGCCGGCGTCGACCTCACGTTTGACGTGACGGGCCACATTGCGAATGCGATCGAGATCGGCGACGGACGTTCCGCCGAATTTCATAACCAGACGAGACATGGAGCCAGTTTCTGCGAGCTGTGTTTGTGTAGGCGTCACCGAAGCAGCGCGCTCAGCGCACTTGGGATTGGCGCGTATGCATACAGACTAGCCGCGCGCGCCGCAACCTGCGAAAGCCGGTGCGGCTGCTTGACAAGCCAGCGGCAAACACCGACCAAATGGAGCGGCGGTTCCGACGCCGCCCGAGACAGACGAACGCGACAGGATCACGTATGACCGGCAAGGCAAAGACGACCACCGTCGACGAAAGCGAGATAGCGCGGTTTTCCGCGATCGCTGCGCAGTGGTGGGACCCGGCCGGCAAATTCAGGCCGCTGCACAAGTTCAATCCCGTCCGTCTGACCTACATCAAGGAGCAGGTCTGCGCCCGCTTCGGCCGAGATCCGAACGCGCCCGACGCCTTCAAGGGCCTGCGGTTCCTCGACATCGGCTGCGGCGGCGGATTGCTGTGCGAACCGATGGCGCGGCTCGGCGCGGAGGTCGTCGGCGCGGACCCCGGCGCCACCAACATCGAGGTGGCGAAGCTGCACGCGGCCCAGTCCGGCCTGACGATCGACTACCGCGCGACGACGGCGGAAGCCCTGGCCGAGGCCGGCGAGCGCTTCGACGTGGTGCTGAACATGGAAGTGGTCGAGCATGTATCCGACGTGCCCCTGTTCATCGATGCCTGCGCGCAGATGGTGCGCCCCGGCGGGCTGATGTTCATTGCCACCATCAACCGCACCCTGAAGGCCTATGCACTCGCCATCGTCGGCGCCGAGGTGGTGCTGCGCTGGCTGCCGCGCGGCACCCACGACTACAACAAGCTGGTGAAGCCGGACGAACTGGAAGTCCCGCTGGAGCAGGCCGCCATGCGGGTGATCGAGCGCACGGGCGTGTCCTACAACCCGCTGTTTGACCGATGGGACCGCTCGAAGGATCTCAACGTCAACTACATGCTGCTGGCCGAACGGCCGGCATAAAGGCCGGCGCTACAACAGCAGCTCCCAGTTCTGACCGACCAGATCCTTGCCGAAACTGTGGTGGTGCTCCTCCTCGACCAGCTCGAACCCCGCCGCCTGATAGATCCGGCGCGCCGAGGTCAGCACGTCGTTGGTCCACAGCGTCACGCGCCGGTAGCCGCTCTCGCGGGCAAAGCGGATCGCCTCCTCGACGAGACGCCGGCCGATGCCAAGCCCGCGCGCGCAGGGCTCCACGTGCAGCAGGCGGATTTTCGCGAGCCCCGCCGCATCACCCTCCACATCCCCATTGACGAGAAAAATCGCCCCGATCGGCTCGCCGTCCATCTCCGCGATGAAACAGATCTCCCGGGCAGGATCGAAGCGCCGCAGGAAGGTGGCCACGATCTCCGCGACGAGCGCCTCGAAGCTTGCGTCCCATCCGTATTCGCGCGCGTAGAGCAGGGCTTCCCGGCTCACCACCCAGCCCATGTCTCCGATCCGGTGCGGCCGCAGCACGTAAGCGGCACGCTGCCGCGTCTCGCCGTCGAGCACTGCGCGCATGGTCTGCATCGCCGCCAGAAGCCGGCGGTGCC is a genomic window containing:
- a CDS encoding aspartate kinase, whose translation is MSRLVMKFGGTSVADLDRIRNVARHVKREVDAGHQVAVVVSAMAGKTNELVALCREASPMHDAREYDAIVASGEQVSAGLLAIVLQEMGVDARSWLGWQIAVTTDGSHGAARIADINGEKLLERLAMGQVAVVAGFQGVAPDNRITTLGRGGSDTSAVAIAAAIKADRCDIYTDVDGVYTTDPRIVPKARRLDRVAFEEMLEMASLGAKVLQVRSVELAMVHGVRTFVRSSFDDPDAPQIGVDNLPPGTLICDEDEIVEQQVVTGIAFSKDEAQISIRNVPDKPGVAASVFGPLSDANINVDMIVQNISPDGSTTDITFTVPETEYQRALNVLEATRAVLKFGSLEGATDVVKVSVIGIGMRSHAGIASMCFQGLAEKGINIRAITTSEIKISVLIDSAYTELAVRTLHSLYGLDE
- a CDS encoding helix-turn-helix domain-containing GNAT family N-acetyltransferase: MHDGPPRADVEAMRAFNRFYTRFVGALDEGHLGSAYSLAEVRVLYELARGEGSVAARDLREMLGLDAGYLSRMLKTFRDRGLVDAHASADDRRQVLLSLSDAGQAAFAPLYEAANAEVARVLDGLPPDRHRRLLAAMQTMRAVLDGETRQRAAYVLRPHRIGDMGWVVSREALLYAREYGWDASFEALVAEIVATFLRRFDPAREICFIAEMDGEPIGAIFLVNGDVEGDAAGLAKIRLLHVEPCARGLGIGRRLVEEAIRFARESGYRRVTLWTNDVLTSARRIYQAAGFELVEEEHHHSFGKDLVGQNWELLL
- the ubiG gene encoding bifunctional 2-polyprenyl-6-hydroxyphenol methylase/3-demethylubiquinol 3-O-methyltransferase UbiG, with protein sequence MTGKAKTTTVDESEIARFSAIAAQWWDPAGKFRPLHKFNPVRLTYIKEQVCARFGRDPNAPDAFKGLRFLDIGCGGGLLCEPMARLGAEVVGADPGATNIEVAKLHAAQSGLTIDYRATTAEALAEAGERFDVVLNMEVVEHVSDVPLFIDACAQMVRPGGLMFIATINRTLKAYALAIVGAEVVLRWLPRGTHDYNKLVKPDELEVPLEQAAMRVIERTGVSYNPLFDRWDRSKDLNVNYMLLAERPA